In the Nitrospirales bacterium LBB_01 genome, one interval contains:
- a CDS encoding DUF350 domain-containing protein: protein MVLIHGLTAFMAYFISSVVFLVLFSIIYKWITPYNEFKLIHEGNTAAALSFSGVLIGFVLPMASAIAHSASLFDMFIWAGVALAVQVISFLAVRLVFPTLVNDISSNNVSTGLFLGVISILTGILNAACITS, encoded by the coding sequence ATGGTATTAATTCACGGACTGACAGCATTTATGGCTTATTTTATCTCATCAGTAGTTTTTTTGGTTCTTTTTAGCATTATCTACAAGTGGATAACTCCATACAACGAGTTTAAACTGATACATGAGGGAAACACTGCGGCTGCGTTGAGTTTTAGCGGGGTGTTGATAGGGTTTGTGCTGCCAATGGCAAGTGCCATAGCGCATAGCGCAAGCCTATTTGATATGTTTATCTGGGCAGGCGTGGCACTGGCAGTTCAGGTGATTTCGTTTTTAGCGGTGAGACTGGTGTTTCCGACACTGGTTAATGACATCTCATCCAACAATGTTTCAACAGGACTGTTCCTTGGGGTCATATCTATCCTAACCGGAATACTAAACGCAGCCTGTATCACGAGTTAG
- a CDS encoding glutathionylspermidine synthase family protein, with protein MKRLIVKKRDQWQSHMEELGFTFHTTDDTYWNEGVCYEFSAQEIDEIERVTQLLHEMCIEAVKAVLNNNLFRRLHIPESYEHYIRNTLKQQQLSIYGRFDFSFDNNGNPCLLEYNADTPTSLLESSVVQWVWLEEMFPKYDQFNSIHEKLLEAFSAIARETASGVPMYFSCVKDYEEDLVTVQYLQDVAIQAGLDGRHVFIEDIGYNAEGGKFYDLHGEVIEQMFKLYPWEWLLADAFGSHVLKGAMRLYEPPWKMILSNKAILAILWEMYPNHPNLIPTYHGARSLRGNYVKKPIFSREGANVSIFRDGDMIDATEGTYGQEGFVYQEIRALPEFSGNHAVVGSWVINGQPAGIGVREDNSAVTKNTSRFVPHYFKP; from the coding sequence ATGAAGCGGTTAATCGTAAAAAAACGAGACCAATGGCAGTCTCACATGGAGGAACTCGGATTTACGTTTCACACCACTGATGACACATACTGGAACGAGGGCGTCTGTTATGAGTTTAGCGCACAGGAAATAGACGAAATAGAGCGCGTTACACAACTTCTGCATGAGATGTGCATTGAGGCGGTAAAAGCCGTACTGAACAACAACCTGTTTCGGAGACTCCATATCCCTGAGAGTTACGAACACTATATAAGGAACACTTTAAAGCAGCAGCAGCTTTCCATATACGGGAGGTTTGATTTCTCTTTTGATAACAACGGCAATCCCTGCTTGCTTGAGTACAATGCCGATACGCCTACGTCTTTGCTTGAATCAAGTGTGGTGCAGTGGGTGTGGCTTGAAGAGATGTTTCCAAAGTATGATCAATTTAATTCAATTCACGAAAAACTGCTTGAGGCTTTTAGCGCTATTGCAAGAGAGACTGCATCCGGTGTGCCGATGTACTTTAGCTGTGTGAAGGATTACGAGGAGGATCTCGTAACAGTGCAGTACCTTCAGGATGTGGCAATTCAGGCGGGCCTTGACGGCAGGCACGTATTCATAGAGGATATTGGATATAACGCCGAAGGTGGAAAGTTTTACGATTTACACGGCGAGGTCATTGAGCAGATGTTTAAACTCTATCCGTGGGAATGGCTGCTTGCCGATGCGTTTGGCTCCCACGTGTTAAAGGGCGCTATGCGGCTGTATGAGCCGCCCTGGAAGATGATTCTTTCCAACAAGGCAATACTTGCAATTCTTTGGGAAATGTATCCAAACCACCCTAATCTAATCCCCACGTATCATGGCGCACGGAGCTTAAGAGGAAACTATGTAAAGAAACCGATATTTTCCCGAGAAGGCGCCAACGTGTCAATATTTCGGGATGGCGATATGATTGACGCCACAGAGGGCACGTATGGACAGGAGGGATTTGTGTATCAGGAAATCAGGGCGCTTCCTGAGTTTTCAGGCAATCATGCCGTAGTAGGCTCATGGGTCATAAACGGACAGCCGGCTGGTATTGGAGTCAGAGAGGATAACTCCGCTGTAACCAAAAACACAAGCAGATTTGTTCCCCATTACTTTAAACCATGA
- a CDS encoding 2-oxoisovalerate dehydrogenase, which yields MNEIIFIVEKSIEGGFCAHALNHSIMTEAEDLAELKVNIKDAVKCHFDNDNDTPKVIRLHMVIDEVFSYA from the coding sequence ATGAATGAAATTATATTTATAGTTGAGAAGAGTATTGAAGGCGGTTTTTGCGCTCATGCTCTCAATCACTCCATAATGACAGAAGCCGAAGATTTGGCTGAATTGAAAGTGAATATTAAGGATGCTGTTAAATGTCATTTTGACAATGATAATGACACTCCAAAAGTAATCAGGCTGCATATGGTTATAGATGAAGTGTTTTCGTATGCCTAA